One genomic segment of Dehalogenimonas alkenigignens includes these proteins:
- a CDS encoding respiratory chain complex I subunit 1 family protein, with protein MAEYLLYAVLNIGFITAISPLMLGAVKKVKALSQGRIGPPLLQGYYNLAKLLKKEIIYSPNTSFIMRLAPYINIGFLLAAAAMVPVVFLPSAEGAPGNVILFLYLLVSAKFFMALAGLDAGSTFGGMGSSREMSLSAIIEPVTITSAAALAFVLKTTDISEMFAAVLGASLAQYPTLILIGMSLFIVLIVETARIPVDNPETHLELTMVHEAMLLEQTGPKLALMELSYGVKQTVLMAILINIIFPWGLAAEATLPAIAVSMLSFGLKALALAAVIGVFESLMAKIRLFRLPSFFMLALFFSFVTIVFELLA; from the coding sequence ATGGCGGAATACCTGCTGTATGCCGTCCTGAACATCGGCTTCATCACCGCCATTTCTCCCCTGATGCTCGGGGCGGTCAAGAAGGTCAAGGCACTGAGCCAGGGACGCATCGGCCCGCCGCTGCTCCAGGGCTACTACAACCTGGCCAAACTGCTGAAGAAAGAAATCATCTACTCCCCGAACACTTCATTCATCATGCGCCTGGCGCCGTACATCAATATCGGTTTCCTGCTGGCGGCGGCGGCGATGGTGCCGGTGGTGTTCCTGCCGTCCGCCGAGGGCGCGCCGGGCAACGTCATCCTGTTTTTATATCTTCTGGTCTCGGCCAAATTCTTCATGGCGCTGGCCGGCCTCGACGCCGGCTCCACGTTCGGGGGCATGGGCTCGTCACGCGAGATGAGCCTTTCGGCCATTATCGAGCCGGTGACCATCACCTCTGCGGCCGCTCTGGCTTTTGTACTCAAAACGACCGACATTTCCGAGATGTTCGCCGCCGTTCTGGGCGCCTCGCTGGCGCAGTACCCGACGCTTATCCTTATCGGCATGTCCCTGTTCATCGTTCTCATCGTCGAGACGGCGCGGATCCCGGTGGATAACCCCGAGACTCACCTGGAGCTGACCATGGTCCATGAAGCGATGCTCCTGGAACAGACCGGACCGAAATTGGCTTTGATGGAGCTTTCCTACGGCGTCAAGCAAACGGTGCTGATGGCTATCCTGATCAACATCATTTTCCCCTGGGGCCTGGCAGCCGAGGCGACCTTGCCGGCCATCGCCGTTTCGATGCTCAGCTTCGGACTTAAAGCCCTGGCGCTGGCGGCGGTCATCGGCGTTTTCGAATCGCTGATGGCCAAGATCCGCTTGTTCCGGCTGCCCAGCTTCTTCATGCTGGCGCTGTTTTTCTCTTTTGTGACTATCGTCTTCGAGCTTTTGGCATGA
- a CDS encoding proton-conducting transporter membrane subunit gives MDSLIIFGYAIPAVIAAAAAFLIGRFQPGGDGRRLNSLIIGEAVIYLGLSIWLAASGLPRFFTDNGYLMADTLGAYEAVITSVLFLLASVYARGYVGSLLERGEIERSLLGLFYGAFALLPLVIVMGFLSNNLALLWIFAELSTLFSVVLVVTLKARENITAALKYVFVTSTAMLFAFVGIIILFALSREVVPGGTLNWTDLMDAAASIEPRMYTFAFVFLFIGFGAKAAIAPFHTWLPTVYVRAPSVVAVVSGAVLNLGLYAILRLLALGHQAGDEAFLNPFLVAFGTASLFLAALALISRTNTKKLIAFSGIEHSGLILLAFGLGSPAALFWALFHKAGNALVKALLFFSAGIFHRQYGSNKFFAIKDPFRLQPLAAWGLVIGSAAAIGAPLTPVFLAKFNILVAAATQALPLFIAVLAAFLLAAAGFGYYLIRAFTQGGDAGMERYDTPAAMRLPIAAALVLLVALGVWLPGWLGDALNVIIADLGFQG, from the coding sequence ATGGACAGTTTGATTATATTCGGTTATGCCATCCCGGCGGTGATCGCCGCCGCCGCGGCTTTCTTGATCGGCCGGTTTCAGCCCGGAGGCGACGGCCGGCGGCTCAACAGCCTGATCATCGGCGAAGCGGTGATTTATCTCGGGTTATCAATCTGGCTGGCGGCGTCCGGCCTGCCGCGCTTCTTTACGGATAACGGCTATCTGATGGCCGATACCCTGGGCGCCTACGAGGCGGTCATCACTTCGGTGCTGTTTTTACTGGCCTCGGTCTACGCCCGAGGTTATGTCGGTTCGCTGTTAGAGCGGGGTGAGATCGAGCGTTCTCTACTGGGGTTGTTCTACGGGGCTTTCGCTTTATTGCCGCTAGTCATCGTCATGGGTTTCCTGTCAAATAATCTGGCGCTGCTGTGGATCTTTGCCGAGCTGTCCACCCTCTTTTCGGTGGTGCTGGTGGTAACCCTGAAGGCTCGGGAAAACATCACCGCGGCGCTGAAATATGTCTTCGTCACTTCCACGGCGATGCTGTTCGCCTTCGTGGGCATCATCATCCTGTTCGCCCTGTCCAGGGAGGTCGTCCCCGGCGGCACGCTCAACTGGACTGACCTGATGGACGCCGCTGCCTCCATCGAACCCCGGATGTACACCTTCGCCTTCGTTTTTCTGTTTATCGGTTTCGGGGCCAAGGCGGCTATCGCGCCGTTCCACACATGGCTGCCGACGGTCTATGTCCGGGCGCCTTCAGTGGTCGCCGTGGTTTCCGGCGCTGTATTGAACCTGGGGCTGTACGCCATCCTCCGGCTGCTGGCCCTGGGCCACCAGGCCGGCGACGAAGCCTTTCTCAATCCTTTTCTGGTAGCCTTCGGCACCGCCAGCCTGTTCCTGGCCGCCCTGGCTCTCATTTCCCGGACGAATACCAAGAAACTGATTGCCTTCTCCGGCATAGAACATTCCGGCCTGATCCTGCTGGCTTTCGGCCTCGGGTCGCCGGCAGCCCTTTTCTGGGCCTTGTTCCACAAGGCAGGCAACGCCCTGGTCAAGGCGCTGCTCTTTTTCTCCGCCGGCATTTTCCATCGGCAGTATGGTTCCAACAAGTTTTTTGCCATCAAGGATCCCTTCAGGCTGCAGCCGCTGGCGGCCTGGGGACTGGTCATCGGTTCGGCGGCGGCCATCGGCGCGCCGCTCACCCCGGTGTTCCTGGCCAAATTCAATATCCTGGTCGCAGCGGCGACTCAGGCGCTGCCGCTGTTCATTGCCGTCCTAGCGGCGTTCCTGCTGGCAGCGGCGGGTTTTGGCTACTACCTGATCAGGGCTTTCACCCAGGGCGGCGATGCCGGTATGGAACGCTATGACACACCCGCGGCAATGCGGCTGCCGATAGCCGCCGCGCTGGTACTGCTGGTGGCGCTGGGGGTATGGCTGCCCGGCTGGCTGGGTGATGCCTTGAACGTAATTATCGCCGATCTGGGCTTCCAGGGGTAA